The following DNA comes from Chitinophaga nivalis.
GTACTTCGGCCTCCATATAGCTGCCGAAAAAGGCGACGCGGCTGATTTCCCCACGCATGCCGCCATTCACTGCCGGTACAATCTTTAACTGTTCCGGCCGGATGTACTGGTCTTTTCCATTGAGGTTAAGTCCGGGTAATTCCGCCAGGGTGGCAGCTATCGCTGGTGTAATCAGGTTATATTTACCCAACAGGGCGGCGGTATATTCGTATTCAGGCTGATGATAGAGCTGTTGTGGCGTACCTTTTTCCAGGATTTCTCCGGCCCGCATCACCATTATTTCGTCTGCCCAGGAAAGCAGGTCTAACGGGTCATGGGAAATAAGCATACAGGTGATGCCCAGCTCCTCACTGAGGTCTGCTACCACGGATTTCAGGGTGTTTTTATGAATCATATCCAGGTTGGAATAAGGTTCATCCAACAGCAGAAACTCAGGCGCGCCGGTCAGCAGGCGGGCCAGTGCAATCCGTTGCTTTTCTCCGCCGGAAACCTGGTCTGTTTTACGTTTCAGCAGGTGGCTCACCTGGCAGATCTCGTACAGTTTGGCGGCATCTTCCGGAATAAATTTATTGGCGTAGGATAAAATTTCTTCTACCCGGTAATTATTGCGTAATTCAAAATGCTGCGACAGATAGGCAATACCCGGATGCCCCGGAATCAATACTTCCAGCGATCCCCGTACCCTTTTCTGCTGATACATTACTTTTCCTTCATCGGCCTGTGCCAGCCCCCCTATTATTTTCATCAGGGTACTTTTCCCAGAGCCGGTTTCTCCGGCAATAGCCAGCTGCTGCAGCTTTTCCTGTTGAAAGCTAACATCTTTTACGGTATAAACACCCTGCTGTTGTTTGCTGATATTGGATACTTCTAAAAAACTCATATGGCCCGGAGCACGTTTTAAGCTGGAATCAATATTTATTCATCACCCTGCCTGCAATTTGCGGCAAGCCTGCAAATTACAGAATAAGTCTGGTGATACCCACATAAATTACCAGCCCAATGCGCCTACTGCCATAAAAAAGCCCTGGCGATCCACCAGACAAACATCTCGTAAGAGGTCTTTTTTTTCTTTATTCTGCCCATACACCTGTATAAGGATCATATTTACATTTAGCCGGTTTGGCATATTCATCGTGTGATTCGGTGGTATAAGCACGGCAATCCGTGCAGATATACCGGAACTCACAGTCTTTGCATACCCGGATCGTATCTTTATTGATATACCAGCGTTGCCGGAACGCTTCCCTCGCTGCTACTGCCGTCAGGGATACTTCTCCCGCATAACCGTAATGGTTATCGAAAGAAGGACAGTTTTTTATCCGCCCGTTTTCATCCACGGCTATTTTCCGGTTCAGACAACCATTGAATCGTATGTTCTCAATAAAACCACTCAATGGCAACAGGGAAAGGGATTTCTGGTTAATAATCCCACAGGCATGACAACTGTCGATCACCTGGTCCGTAAACATGATTTCCTCCGGATTACACTGGCTACGGCTTTCTTCCAGCAGGCCTGCCGGAACACTATGAAAAATCAGATAGCCGATACTATAGGTTTTAATCACGGTTGCCAAAGCGTTACTCGTTTCCCCATCTGTAAAGGGCATCATAATCTGTACAGAGTTAAACCCTTTGCCGGTAGTATGGGAAAGGACGTCTGTTACCTCATCTACTGATAAAGGCCGGTAGCTTCTGATCTGAATATGCTGACAGTTCAACGTTTCCAGCTCTTCAAACAGCTGTTGAAAGTTGTGCATTTTTTCCCGCACGTCAATGAGGGCATTCGTAATCTCAGAGGGATGATCCCACT
Coding sequences within:
- the gwsS gene encoding grasp-with-spasm system SPASM domain peptide maturase, with the protein product MNSIVADVAHQYLYLYADCFPVKGHTRTALYDISRKHSYFFDNCFYELLQELKDKSIGEVAAMLPAAEDVAEFEKFIQYLQQQELATIVDDLSVFPPMSLEWDHPSEITNALIDVREKMHNFQQLFEELETLNCQHIQIRSYRPLSVDEVTDVLSHTTGKGFNSVQIMMPFTDGETSNALATVIKTYSIGYLIFHSVPAGLLEESRSQCNPEEIMFTDQVIDSCHACGIINQKSLSLLPLSGFIENIRFNGCLNRKIAVDENGRIKNCPSFDNHYGYAGEVSLTAVAAREAFRQRWYINKDTIRVCKDCEFRYICTDCRAYTTESHDEYAKPAKCKYDPYTGVWAE
- a CDS encoding ABC transporter ATP-binding protein, yielding MSFLEVSNISKQQQGVYTVKDVSFQQEKLQQLAIAGETGSGKSTLMKIIGGLAQADEGKVMYQQKRVRGSLEVLIPGHPGIAYLSQHFELRNNYRVEEILSYANKFIPEDAAKLYEICQVSHLLKRKTDQVSGGEKQRIALARLLTGAPEFLLLDEPYSNLDMIHKNTLKSVVADLSEELGITCMLISHDPLDLLSWADEIMVMRAGEILEKGTPQQLYHQPEYEYTAALLGKYNLITPAIAATLAELPGLNLNGKDQYIRPEQLKIVPAVNGGMRGEISRVAFFGSYMEAEVLLAGSPLTIRTTQTGLQQGDTVHVALEQVPVK